From Panthera uncia isolate 11264 chromosome D3 unlocalized genomic scaffold, Puncia_PCG_1.0 HiC_scaffold_8, whole genome shotgun sequence:
AGGCCCTTCCCAGTGCTAAGATTCTGTGATTTGAAGAAAGCCGAGTCTGTCTCTAAAGAAACCCTGTTTTGTAGCACCCAGGCAGCTGTGCTGGGGGGACTTGCTACAGGGAAGCCCATCACTCTGGAAACCAGAAAGTAACCCTTGTGGGTGGGCTTTGTTCTCTTCCAGCTCAAAAATACGTGCCCAGGGCTGCCCTGGTGGACTTGGAGCCGGGCACCATGGACAGTGTGCGGTCCGGGCCTTTTGGGCAGCTCTTCAGGCCTGACAACTTCATCTTCGGTGGGTTCCATCTTTCCTGCttgcttctgcttctcttttttttttttttcttttttttttaaacaccaaacTAATTTATGTGCAAGATTAAAAGCATCATGTGGCAAAGAAAAGCTTAGAATGGAAATCAACAGTCCCTAGTGTCATCATAGGGTGCCCCTTttaattcttctattttctttaggaAAGTATGTCTGTGTCTCTAAATGAAATGCTTATATtgatagttcttttatttttaagtttatttatttattttgagaggggcaggggaaaggcagagagagagagagagagagagagagagagagagggagagggagagagagaatcctaagcaggctccacactgtcagtgcaaaacccgacatggggctccaacccatgaaccatgagattatgacctgagcagaacaaGACTCGgtcacttagccaactgagccacccatgtgccccagccAATAGTTACtgatttaacaaattttttagaCATTAACTTCTTTCTTCCACTTATAAATTGCTATCATAATATGACAGTGATAATTTGTTTTGGTGTGTTACTCATTTTTTAACTTCAGTGTTTTTAGacctatatttttcttccatttcctatagacaattattttgctttctttctaaagGCTGGCACCATGTGAATTTTGCTTTGTCAGAATTGGGCaaatccttccctccttcttccaccTAAAACATGATAAGAGAAAGCACCTGTCCCTCTACACACtcctaaataaaattatataacattaAGTGAAATGGTACTGTTAAGTGCTACCAGTCTCCATCACCCTGTAGCCATGGTGTTTAGAGTCCAGGTTACTTGACAAAATAATCAAAGGgggaattttcaaaatattcaagaagagacagaatcttgaAAGATTTTATTCTGCTCCTTTGTAGCAGAATCACTCTGCACCTGTTGTAAAGGTGACTCAGCAAGATGAACGTTCACAGAGTTTACGAATCCTTTGGGTATCATCTACTTCCCTGTCACCCTGACAACATACACAACCAATGAGACAGGGAAAGCTTCCGATAATAACTTCTTCAAGAGTTGGACCATAATTGACCCTAAGCAGAGACTCTTCTGGACCCTGCTGCCCAatgtggtagccactagccacatgtggctatttaaattaaagttaataaaaaattaaataaaatcagttcACTTCCTCCATTGTACTAGCTatgtttcaagtgctcaataattaCATATAGccagtggctgccatattggatatATGGAACAGTTCCTTCATTGTAGAAAGCTCTATTGGATAGCAGTGCTCAGGACTTAGTAGAGATACTCTACCAAATTGGGGGAacgaagagagaaaatggaaagacactgTGTAAACATGTGGCCATACATAGCCATTTCTATCTTAAGAGCCAAGGTAGAGGCTACAGGATGGTGGTAGATGTGAAAGTCTTCCACTTGACAATTGTATTTTAATGTTAGATACCACACATTCACTTCACTTATgttcttttctcaaaaattacCAATGTAACAGAGTAAGAAATATGCCTGGAGGGAACAATACTACTTATCAACCGATATACCTCAATCAACAAACGCAATTTCAGTGCCTGTAAAAGGCAAAGTGTCTTACAAGCAAATGAGAGACTCCTAAGGCTGATCTGTGGCTTAAAGTTACTATGGTATAGAAATTAAATGTGTCAAAGATCTACTTTTCAACCCCTTCTCTGGAAGGGATAGAGATAGCTTCACTGAGGGTAACAGATAATCCTTTGTCATTTAAACCCTATGTATCTAGAGTATTCTCATGCAAAGTGCTTGATACATATGATCAACATCCTAggaatgcaaggatagttcaacattGAGAAGTCAGCTAATAGATTAAGAGAAACAACACCTTAATAGGTGcccaaaaatatttgataaaactcAGTATGTGTTCCTGACTTGTATAAGACAAAAACACTTCTGCACAAGCTGGAAATAGAATTTAAGAATTACctactaaggggcacctgggtggctcagtcagttaaacgtctgacttcagctcaggtcatgatcttgtggtttgtgggtttgagccccacattaagctctctactgtctgcatagagcctgctttggctcctcctcctccctgtctctctgcccctccccacatgctctctgtcaaaaataaagaaacattaaagaaaaaagaattatctaCCAAAATACATAACTATGTCATACTCACTGGTGAAACATTAGAAGTATTCCCAGCAAAGTCAGGTATGAGAAAAAGATGTCCACTGTCTCTTCTATATTCCATGTTTCGAAGGTTCTAGCCAGTGCATAAagaccagagaaagaaaagagatacaaaccatttaaaggaaaagacaaaattgttATTTGAAGGTGGAATGATCCTCTTGGATTTTCCAGATAGGCTGTCCAATGAACAGTGATTAGCATTTATAAGACCTCCGTAAGGCAACCAGACACAAGATAAAAAGACTCAGACCTTATTGCTATGAGTGACCAACTGTCCTGATTTGCCTGGGACTGGGAGGTTTCCCAGGACACTACACTTTCCAGTGTTGAAACTGGTGAAGTTCCAGGCAAACTGGGACAAATTGATCTCCTTAAAGGCAATAATCAACTGTAAAATATAATGGGAAAATACCCTCTTCACACTAGGATAACAAAAGTTATACCTAGGGACAAAATTTACCAGTAATTGAGAATGAGGAGGAGTCATTAAAACAAGATATTTTTCTCCCAACAGACTGGCTAATAGTTTAAAATCTAACAGCTAGTGTTGGTGAAGGTGTTTGGGGGAAATGACAGTTTCAAGCATTGTCAGAGAACAGCTTAATGGATTCAGCAAATCAAGAATTTTGATTCAACAGTTTCAGTTCAAGGAATTTGTCCTACAGAAATGCTTGCTCATGCATCCATGGACGATGCATGTTGGTTTCTAGAAGAGCTGAACCCctttgcccacccccacccccttgcccttACCTCCAGCTGGTGTCAGTCTCTGTCAGTTCAGTGGACTGCTCCCTCGGGGCCTTGTGATAAATAGACTTGGCTTGGAGAACAATATTCTGTATGCTCGAGATGACTCGAGCATAAGGATGACTCCCCCCTGTTTGCTTAATACAGATCAGTGCCGTCTTTCACTTTCTCTTAGTAAGTGGGTCTAGATTTTTAGCAGATGTAGACTCTTTGTAAGCCCTTTGAGTGAAATTACCCAAAGAGAGAGAGCGCTGAATGGGGACAAGGGAAACTTGGCGGCTAATTTCGGCTCTGCCACCTCTGCTGCCATCAGTCCCCTTCTCTGGGCTCCTTCAGTTTAACAGTCTATGGAATGAAGGGCCCCCAAGCATCTGGGCCTCTGTAAGAATCTGAGGGAAGCAATAGCCTGTGCCTGCCACCTGCACAGAACTACACCTCCACAGAGAATTCTGCTCGGTTTCTTCCCTTAAAGTTTCAATTAATTTCTGGTAAGAATCTGAGAGGATAGctaagttgtcttttttttttattatttacattttagttaacATCCTGTGCAATATTGGTTCCAGGagtggaattcagtgattcatcacttacctacaatacccagtgctcatcacaagtgcctccttagtacccatcacccatctagcccatcctccacccctccctctatCAATCCACAGTttattctctattgttaagagtctcttgtggcttgtttccctctcttctcttactcccttcccatatgttcatctgtttttttcttaaattccacatatgagtgaaatcatatggtgcctttctctgattgacttacctcgcttagcatgatacattctagttccaaccacgtcattgcaaatggcaaggggtgtgtgtgtgtgtgtgtgtgtgtgtgtgtgtgtaaagaagatgtggaatatgtAATATATTCAGGAGGATAGCTAAGGTTTCTCAAACCTGAATTACAGTTGGCTGAATCTGCCTCAGTCTCAGTAAGTGTTACCaaacaaaattaatagaattCATCAAGAAAagtatatagttgacccttgaaaaatgCAGAGGTTAAGGGGTGCTGACCCCCTGCACGTCAAAAGTTTACTTACAATTTTTGACtctccccaaacttaactacggttgactggaagtcttagcGACTATATAagcagtcgattaacacatattttgtaagttGTGTGTATTCTGTagtgtatttttacaataaagtaagctagagaaaagaaaatgttattaagaaaatcataaggaagaggggcgcctgggtgccttagtcggttaagcatccgacttccgctcaggtcatgatctcgcagtctgtgagttcgagctcggcgtcaggctctgtgctgacagctcagagcctggagcctgacactATTTTTACTTCAGAATTGtgagttttttaaatgaatgttcttattttgttaaaatggCACACTCGTTATGAGGAATGGAGAAGTGTCCCCAACGTATAAACACACTATGCTGTTTGGCAAAATAGTTGTTTTTAAGTCACCCTCCAGTtaataaaagaggtaaaattgtCTTTGGGAAATGGCTCATCCCCCATTAGCTTTAGAGCTCATTTTTTCAGAGCTGGCAAATTACAGTAAACCAGTGtcattccatttctaggtatagatgaagtgtttttttaatttctatttattttggggtggttttaaaaaaacagacttgAAGTAGTATATAACTTTGAAAGTGAAAGTTATCTGCATTTAAGTTTTGCACATGAATATACTTGACAAAAACAAACCCTTTTTCTTAATGAATCACTGGTCGTATTAGTGGTCATGCCCAGGGACAGAGTTTTGTGGGAGAAAATGGAGTAACAGAAAGCCTCTTTCTGCACATGTAACTTTCCCTTCCAGATTCGGGGTTAGAGGGCTTCAGGGAGCACTTGATCCCTCACCCAGTGTGAGCAGGAGGTAAACCAGAGGATAGACTCAGAAAGCCCTGGGGACCTGTTGCCACCCGCCTGTAGCCTTGTGTTCTACGGTCCCGAGCCACCGATTAATGTCACAACATCTCATTACAGAACATGTTCAACTCATGACCCCCAAATATTTAACTGGGAACATCTGTTGCTACGAGACAGtggcaaaatattttcagaagtcACTAGTTTCTTTTTTGTCAAGAGCAGAGAAAACCTTGTGGCTAATCATGCTGTAAATACTGAGGAAGCCAAGTGAGCTGTGTGAGCTGGACGAGGAGTCAAGTTCAGGGAGCTTGACTTGCTATGATTGCCCGTCTGCCTGCAGCCACCTACCTGCTGCCGATTGCTGGTTTCTACTCTGTTTTAATGAAATCATCTCCAGCAATTTGACAGTTGCACTCATGTTCTTTCCTTCGTGAAGGTGCGCCAGTCCTAGACTGAGCTCCATGGACGAGCATGGGTCCCCGCCCTTGTTCTTCCTGGTTCCTCTGGTGCGTCTGGCCAGACTGCTGCCTGCTAGCTTGGGTGGGGAAAGGTGGACAGTAGTTAGTGGGGGCACAGGAAGGCAACGACCATTTTTGAGCCAGCTGGGCAGGAAAACAGACAATCTGTGTTTGTAAGAGAGAACGCAGTTGCTTCCTGGACGAGGAAGTGGCCACCAGGAGGGCTGAGGTGGCCGGTGCTCTTGGGATGAGCTGCAAGCATGGAGGGGCTTGCCCCGTGCCCATGTGCCACATGGAACATGGTGCTGCCATGCCTGTCATCTTGGTACCTTTGGCCAGCCAGACAGGGCAAAGGCAACAGGAGTGAGTGGCTGATCTCCCTTATGAGGTGGGACCGAGACAGACGAGCAAGGGGCCACCTGTGCCTCCTTCTGATGGGCAGTCCTGCCTTCCTGGACACATTGCTACTTAATATTGAAATGTGTTTCATGTTTTCGACACAAAGTTAAAACTGTTTGCACAGTTTTCTCTTCAAATACACAggggtcagggcgcctgggtggctcagtcggttaagtggccaacttcggctcaggtcatgatctcccggtccgtgagttcgagccccacatcgggctctgtgctgacagctcagagcctggagcccatttcagattctgtgtctccctctctctctgaccctcccctgctcatactctgtctctgtctcaaaaataaataaatgttaaaaaaaaaatttttttttcaaatacacagGGGTGTAGGGTAAAACTGGATCCCCCTCATCCCTAGTGCCGGTGACCCTGAGATTTTATTCCCGGGGCTAACTAGTGCTGTACACGGTGCAGATGTGTCCCACTTGACCTTTTcccacatacacatgcacacacacgtgcacatgcgcacacacacacacaggcagttGATTTGGTTTTCAGAAAATGGGATCATGCTACTCATACCATTTTGCAGCTTTTTGAGGAGTTCATTAACATAATGGGGACACTCCCTGTGACTGTCACCGTGCCTTTCTGCTGCATGGGTGTCCTCATGTAGTAATCCCCCCACTTACTGCTGTTTTTAAAACTCCCCGTAAAggcacattttcatattttaattttctcttttttttatttttttatttttgagacagagagagacagagcatgaacaggggaggggaagagagagagggagacacagaatctgaaacaggctccaggctctgagctgtcagcacagagcccgacgcggggctcgaactcacaaaccgtgagatcatgacctgagccgaagtcggacgctcaaccgactgagccacccaggcgccccaattttctCTTGATTATCATAAGAGACATGTTTGTTTCGTTAAATTTTTATAAGCAATATGAATGTGGAAAGTTCACTCTCCTATTATCCCATCCTTCAGAGACAACCACAGTTACTGGTTCGCTGTGtatttcttcaatttatttcctaAATGCAACTTTAAATGTTCtaataaagtctaaaatattcattttgctAGCTAGGTAAAACATCTGCTTGGCCCAGGACTCAAAGGGAGCAAAAGGGCGCACAGTGAAAACGTGGTCTCATTCCGACCCCGAGCTGGTGcccacccaggctccttcccaGAGGCAGCACTCCAGGATTTGTGCAGTCACTCTGTGCCTATAGCAGCAGATACATACCTGTTACACGCATACAATGACAGCCAACTGCATACACCATTTGGTACTTCGgggttctttttttcctccttagcaATATAGGCAGGACTAGGGCTGATGGCTGATTGTATTCTGTCACATAGATACCATTATTGATTTAAGTCCTCTGTTAAAAGGTATTtcggttgtttccttttttctttactattgCAAACTGCTCCTTTGCGAGTACTTGTCTGCATGCCATTTTCCACGTGTGTGGGTGGATCTATCCAGGCAACTTTGTAGAAATAAAATTGCTGAGTCTAAGGGGACTAATTCTGATACATATGCTAAACTGTTCTCCATAGAGGGTAGTCCCTGTTATGCCTCTCCGCAGTCTGGCAGTGTGGAGGGGCCTTCCCCCAACTCTGGCCAACAGTATCAGCAAGCTTTTTGATCGCTTTCAGCTTCACAGGGAGAAACTGAATCTCCTTGTTTTCATGTGCATTCCCCTTGTGAGGAATACATCAGATACTTAAGTTATTTGAATTTCCTTCCCTGTGAACTGTTTCTGTCCTTTGCCCATCTTCCTAAAAGTTTTTCCTTACTGATCTGTAGGCCTTCTTTAGATATTTAAGGCGGGTGTCCCTCTGTATGTGATACAAGTCACTGGTAGTCAACACATTTTAAACTTACTGAAGAATCACAGGATTTGggttgcttttcttgttttacaGACGTCCACTTAACACCCACAGTGTTTAGCACTGATAGAAGCTGTGGAAACCTCAAGGAAATTTGCGATAATACTCATTCCTCCAAAAGTAGGCCCTTGTGTAAGGCCACGCCCACAGTGCACTGCAGAATCCAGGGAGGCTGGCAGCAGACCTCAGTGAGAGGGCCCTCGCCCCACAGTGCGTGAGTGCCTCCAAAGTGCCTGCTTGTCTCACCTGACGCAGCACTGGGCTGCTCCCGGGAGGCAGCCTACATGGTGTCACTGCTGCCCGGCTCAGCTCCCCACTGGTGTCTCTGGCGTCAGGTATGAACCTGCCCACCCGGAGCACAGAAGCTGGTCTCTGGACGGTGGTGGTGGATTGTTGCCACCAGCTGGGTAGAGACAAAAATCAAGTGAACATCTTTGGAATAAGTGGGCAGAGGTCTATACGGTGTGATTCCTGCGCTGGCTTAGCTCTGAGCGGAAGGACAAACAGGCCTCGGtatctcttcttcctctcatttTCTGTGTCCACTTGACACAATCCAATCACCTGCCAGCTCCCATGACACATCCTGGTCCTTTTCAGAAATTCGGTACATAGGGAAAGTTTGATAGGGATGctaacaaatttgtttttaaattttttatacatGATCCTTTTCAAAACTAGATTTGAATACACCTGCTTACTAAATACACAAAACGCTTTTTAATAATCTTCCTTGcttcttaacttttaattttagctataTATTACATTGCCTTGTTACCagttaaaataatgagaaacagCAGTGCCTTGTTTCTATAGTTTATTATTAAATAGTTCTAGGGGTGcctcggtagctcagtcagttaagcgactgactcttgatttctgcccaggtcatgactgcacagtcgtgggatcgagccccatatggggctcgtgCTGGGTGTGaacgctgcttgggattctcactttccctctccctccgcccctccccactttgcgtgttctctctaaaaaaaaattttttttaaataaaattgataatattATCTCTCACCATCCATCAGAGGAGTAAATCCAGGCatggaggtgggggaaagggacCACATTCATCATGAGCCTGAGGAGGTCAGCACCAAGCACTGACTTGACTACTTTTCATAATTTACCCTACAGTGTGCCCTAGAATTTAGTTCTCAGTGGTTTTTCTAATAATTCTTGAAGTGAGTATTAACATATTGATTTAGATTAAAaaagtcttataatttttttttttttcagaaagtgaGTCCAGTTTGGATGATTGCTCTGATAATTAGGACTGCCCTTGCCAGTCAGAGTATATGGCTCGTATTTTTTATAACCTGAATAAGCTAAACTCCAACCTAAAAATTCTTTccagtgaaaatatatataaaacatttaatagagAAACCGTATTGGCAAAGTTGTATtggaatatttccattttcccaaCTCGATCCAAGTACATTGGATTAAGGAAAGTGCCTTTAAGTAAAATGGTCTCCACCTGTGGTAAGCCCTGGTGGTAAAGCCTTTTGGTATCtgccagaaacagaagagaatgaaCCAACGCAGGTTGTTTCCAGCGCTGCTTTCCACGGAATTGGGTTTGGGGCTGAAAGAGGTGTTTTTTCCCCCCGACCGTCTTAAAAGTGTGAACAACACCATCAccaccccgacccccaccccccatcccccgtGCAGCCCTACTGAAATTGTGTGCCACTCTCTTGTGCTTTGTCCCAGGACAAACGGGCGCGGGCAACAACTGGGCGAAGGGGCACTACACGGAAGGGGCCGAGCTGGTGGATTCGGTGCTCGACGTGGTGAGGAAGGAGTGCGAGCACTGCGACTGCCTGCAGGGCTTCCAGCTCACGCACTCGCTGGGCGGGGGCACGGGCTCCGGCATGGGCACGCTGCTCATCAGCAAGATCCGCGAGGAGTACCCCGACAGGATCATGAACACCTTCAGCGTCATGCCCTCGCCCAAGGTGTCGGACACGGTGGTGGAGCCCTACAACGCCACCCTGTCGGTGCACCAGCTGGTGGAGAACACGGACGAGACGTACTGCATCGACAACGAGGCCCTCTACGACATCTGCTTCCGCACGCTCAAGCTGACCACGCCCACCTACGGCGACCTCAACCATCTGGTGTCGGCCACCATGAGCGGCGTCACCACGTCCCTGCGCTTCCCCGGCCAGCTCAACGCCGACCTGCGCAAGCTGGCCGTGAACATGGTGCCCTTCCCGCGCCTGCACTTCTTCATGCCCGGCTTCGCGCCGCTCACGGCCCGCGGCAGCCAGCAGTACCGCGCGCTCACCGTGCCCGAACTGACGCAGCAGATGTTCGACGCCAAGAACATGATGGCGGCGTGCGACCCGCGCCACGGCCGCTACCTGACCGTGGCCACCGTCTTCCGGGGCCCCATGTCCATGAAGGAGGTGGACGAGCAGATGCTGGCCATCCAGAACAAGAACAGCAGCTACTTCGTCGAGTGGATCCCCAACAACGTCAAGGTGGCCGTGTGCGACATCCCGCCGCGCGGCCTCAAGATGGCCTCCACCTTCATCGGCAACAGCACGGCCATCCAGGAGCTGTTCAAGCGCATCTCGGAGCAGTTTTCCGCCATGTTCCGGCGCAAGGCTTTCCTGCACTGGTTCACGGGAGAGGGCATGGATGAGATGGagttcacagaagcagagagcaaCATGAACGACCTGGTGTCCGAGTACCAGCAGTATCAAGAAGCCACGGCCAATGATGGCGAGGAAGCTTTTGAAGACGATGAGGAGGAGATCAATGAATAGAGGCGCCTCCCTGTCTCGGATACCATAGTTCAGATGTTCTTCCTTTAACTCCAGAGCATCGTGACCCTAACAGCCGCCACACGGTGCTCTGCTCTGTGTGGGTACAGGCCCCTCACCAGTGCTACAGAATTGCACTATCAGCCCTCTGGAATGAAGAAAGTACAtcagaatagcagagaattgGCAGTCCTACCCAATCAAGAGATCAGACGACAGATTTTCTACTGGAAGACTTGAAACAATGAACGGGCCATCGATGAAGGGCTAAATGACTTGACCTCGCCTTCTGTTTAGTGTTCGACCATGCTGAGAATTAACAAGGAAGCCAGAAACCCTGTTTTTCATCCTCTGTGATGAAACCTAAAGCTGTGCAGTGTTGCCTTATATTGAGAATGCAGTATGGAACTTTAAAACAACCTATTCgtaataaaacactaaaattgtttctttgcctcttccagcctctgtTTCCAGGAGATTTGTTACTTTGTGTTGTTATAAGGGTTACTTGGGTACCCTGTCTCTTCCTGGGGTGAAGTGCCTCTGCCACTAAGTGAATGAACTCAGAGGAAAGATTTTCCTTGAACTGCAGGCTTTTTAAGGGTGGCAGCATAAAagcagcacacacacaaataaaagccCATCATCCCCATTCGCAACCAGCACTTAGACCTCCCACAGAATCTTTCACCTCCCTGCGTCATGTCCTGGTCAGTCCCAACCTTCCCTAATAGCTGGGCTAAGATTTGCCAGAGGAGCTACAGAAAATGACCTGCCAGCTTCCAGCCAAAGCCAGGGGGATGTGCGAGCTCTTGGTGGGTGAGGGGGCACCAGGCAGGGCCAGCTTTGAGAGCTGTGTGCTTCCTTCCAGGAGCACTCAGGGCCAGGGCAGAGACTGAGGGCTGTTTTCTGTATAACAGATCACCACCTTACAGTTTCTAAAACCTGACACAACTTCTGTAAGAGGTCTTGTAAAGCCAGACTCCACAGGACATGACCAGGCTAGTCCTACTAATTAGCAGACATCGCTGTTCACCTTTgtctctggtttctttctttcggCCCCTTTGAAGTTAGCTGTGAACATGTGACTTTGCTTTAGCCAAAAGAATGTGAGTGGCATCTCACTCCAGGTGGAAGTGTCTAAATGCTAGTGCTTGACCCTCAACTCTGCCTCTGCCGGATTCCTCCATCAGTCTGGGCCTCAGTCACCGCGGAGCACAGCCCTCTTGTCCTTGTCAGACAAGGAGCGAGAAAGAACTGTTATCTGGAGCCATTTCCATCTGAGGTGACCCCACAGTGTAACCTAGCTCCCCCGCGACAGAAGGCCTGAGCTCTGTGATGCC
This genomic window contains:
- the TUBB6 gene encoding tubulin beta-6 chain isoform X1, which produces MREIVHIQAGQCGNQIGTKFWEVISDEHGIDPAGGYVGDSALQLERINVYYNESSSQKYVPRAALVDLEPGTMDSVRSGPFGQLFRPDNFIFGQTGAGNNWAKGHYTEGAELVDSVLDVVRKECEHCDCLQGFQLTHSLGGGTGSGMGTLLISKIREEYPDRIMNTFSVMPSPKVSDTVVEPYNATLSVHQLVENTDETYCIDNEALYDICFRTLKLTTPTYGDLNHLVSATMSGVTTSLRFPGQLNADLRKLAVNMVPFPRLHFFMPGFAPLTARGSQQYRALTVPELTQQMFDAKNMMAACDPRHGRYLTVATVFRGPMSMKEVDEQMLAIQNKNSSYFVEWIPNNVKVAVCDIPPRGLKMASTFIGNSTAIQELFKRISEQFSAMFRRKAFLHWFTGEGMDEMEFTEAESNMNDLVSEYQQYQEATANDGEEAFEDDEEEINE
- the TUBB6 gene encoding tubulin beta-6 chain isoform X2; translated protein: MDSVRSGPFGQLFRPDNFIFGQTGAGNNWAKGHYTEGAELVDSVLDVVRKECEHCDCLQGFQLTHSLGGGTGSGMGTLLISKIREEYPDRIMNTFSVMPSPKVSDTVVEPYNATLSVHQLVENTDETYCIDNEALYDICFRTLKLTTPTYGDLNHLVSATMSGVTTSLRFPGQLNADLRKLAVNMVPFPRLHFFMPGFAPLTARGSQQYRALTVPELTQQMFDAKNMMAACDPRHGRYLTVATVFRGPMSMKEVDEQMLAIQNKNSSYFVEWIPNNVKVAVCDIPPRGLKMASTFIGNSTAIQELFKRISEQFSAMFRRKAFLHWFTGEGMDEMEFTEAESNMNDLVSEYQQYQEATANDGEEAFEDDEEEINE
- the TUBB6 gene encoding tubulin beta-6 chain isoform X3, whose amino-acid sequence is MGTLLISKIREEYPDRIMNTFSVMPSPKVSDTVVEPYNATLSVHQLVENTDETYCIDNEALYDICFRTLKLTTPTYGDLNHLVSATMSGVTTSLRFPGQLNADLRKLAVNMVPFPRLHFFMPGFAPLTARGSQQYRALTVPELTQQMFDAKNMMAACDPRHGRYLTVATVFRGPMSMKEVDEQMLAIQNKNSSYFVEWIPNNVKVAVCDIPPRGLKMASTFIGNSTAIQELFKRISEQFSAMFRRKAFLHWFTGEGMDEMEFTEAESNMNDLVSEYQQYQEATANDGEEAFEDDEEEINE